One segment of Mycobacterium spongiae DNA contains the following:
- a CDS encoding PE family protein, giving the protein MSFVSVVPDELLMAAGELAGIGSAVSAANAAAAAATTAIAPAAADEVSAAMAEVLNAHAEGYQELSAQAAAVHQRFVSNLHTNARGFQAAEAQNALQQVLNDSLNTVNAPFLALFGRPLIGNGANAPAGSGANGGAGGILFGNGGAGGSGAAGVNGGVGGAAGLFGTGGAGGAGGLGANGGAGGTGGLLFGDGGKGGAGGAAGLLGTGGVGGAGGGASWLFGAGGFGGAGGPGIAGGDGGDGGRSGLFGFAGSGGAGGAGGVGGSGGVGGTGGVGGAAGLFNNGGTGGAGGSGFADAAGGDGGTGGLGGPVGAGGLGGAGGAGGLGADGGAGGAGGAGGGSAGGAGGAGGAGGLGFNGGAGGAGGAGGAGGAGGVGGGGGNGGAGGAGGAAVDGGTGGSGGTGGTGGTGGILSGDAGNGGSGGAGGDGAGNGGAGGDGGNGGAGKVFGAGGAGGAGGNGGSGLNGGDAGGGGDGGAGGAGGLAGGGGAGGDGGISVGSGSVGGAGGNGGTGGAVAGSGGPGGNGGAGGTASGAGGNGGNAALIGDGGSGGTGGTGFDVNPAGNGGSGGSGGLLFGNGGSGGDGGSATLVGDGGDGGDGGSARLVGNGGNGGNGGIGVVVGSGGTGGAGGRVLGVNGSNGSP; this is encoded by the coding sequence GTGTCTTTTGTGTCTGTCGTTCCCGATGAGTTGCTGATGGCCGCCGGTGAATTGGCGGGTATAGGTTCAGCCGTTAGCGCAGCCAACGCGGCTGCAGCCGCAGCCACCACTGCGATAGCTCCCGCCGCGGCCGATGAGGTATCGGCGGCGATGGCAGAGGTGTTGAATGCTCACGCTGAGGGTTATCAGGAGCTCAGTGCCCAAGCGGCCGCTGTTCATCAGCGGTTCGTGTCCAACCTGCACACCAATGCGCGGGGCTTTCAGGCGGCCGAGGCGCAAAACGCGTTGCAACAAGTGCTAAACGACTCGCTCAATACGGTCAATGCGCCGTTCCTCGCGCTGTTCGGTCGTCCGCTGATCGGCAACGGCGCTAACGCGCCTGCCGGTAGCGGGGCCAACGGTGGGGCCGGCGGCATCCTGTTCGGCAACGGGGGGGCCGGTGGGTCCGGGGCAGCGGGAGTCAACGGTGGCGTCGGCGGGGCCGCTGGCCTGTTCGGCACCGGAGGCGCCGGCGGGGCCGGCGGCCTCGGCGCTAACGGGGGAGCCGGCGGTACCGGCGGCCTACTTTTCGGAGACGGCGGCAAGGGCGGGGCCGGCGGGGCTGCTGGACTGTTGGGCACTGGCGGTGTCGGCGGCGCCGGCGGGGGCGCTAGCTGGCTATTCGGGGCCGGTGGCTTCGGTGGGGCTGGTGGGCCTGGCATAGCCGGCGGGGATGGCGGGGACGGCGGCCGCAGCGGGCTCTTCGGCTTCGCCGGTTCCGGTGGCGCTGGCGGTGCCGGCGGTGTGGGTGGCAGCGGCGGCGTGGGCGGCACCGGGGGTGTGGGCGGCGCCGCCGGTCTGTTCAACAACGGCGGTACTGGGGGTGCTGGCGGTTCGGGGTTCGCCGACGCTGCCGGCGGTGATGGTGGAACCGGAGGCTTGGGCGGGCCCGTCGGGGCCGGCGGCTTGGGCGGGGCCGGGGGTGCCGGCGGGTTGGGTGCAGACGGCGGGGCCGGCGGGGCCGGCGGAGCGGGCGGCGGCAGCGCGGGTGGGGCTGGCGGGGCCGGCGGGGCCGGCGGGTTGGGCTTCAATGGCGGGGCTGGGGGTGCCGGGGGCGCTGGTGGGGCCGGCGGGGCCGGCGGTGTGGGCGGCGGGGGCGGCAACGGTGGGGCTGGCGGGGCTGGTGGCGCGGCCGTGGACGGCGGCACCGGTGGGAGTGGCGGCACCGGCGGGACCGGCGGCACAGGCGGGATCCTCTCCGGCGACGCCGGCAATGGCGGCTCTGGCGGTGCCGGCGGCGACGGTGCCGGCAACGGAGGTGCAGGCGGGGACGGCGGGAACGGTGGGGCCGGCAAGGTGTTCGGGGCCGGCGGGGCCGGCGGCGCCGGCGGGAACGGTGGGTCGGGCCTCAATGGCGGGGATGCCGGGGGTGGTGGCGATGGCGGGGCTGGCGGGGCTGGCGGTTTGGCCGGCGGCGGCGGGGCTGGCGGCGACGGCGGGATCAGCGTTGGCTCCGGATCAGTCGGCGGGGCCGGCGGCAATGGCGGCACCGGCGGCGCGGTCGCAGGCTCGGGCGGTCCTGGCGGTAACGGCGGTGCCGGCGGGACCGCCAGCGGGGCTGGCGGTAACGGCGGCAATGCCGCGCTCATCGGAGATGGCGGCAGTGGCGGTACCGGCGGCACTGGCTTCGATGTCAATCCCGCCGGTAACGGCGGTAGCGGCGGAAGCGGTGGACTGTTGTTCGGTAACGGCGGTAGCGGCGGGGACGGCGGCAGCGCCACGCTGGTCGGCGATGGCGGTGATGGCGGCGACGGCGGCAGCGCCAGGTTGGTCGGGAACGGCGGGAACGGCGGTAACGGCGGGATTGGCGTAGTGGTGGGATCTGGTGGCACCGGCGGCGCTGGCGGGCGTGTGCTTGGTGTGAATGGGTCGAACGGATCGCCGTAA